From a region of the Calonectris borealis chromosome 2, bCalBor7.hap1.2, whole genome shotgun sequence genome:
- the PP2D1 gene encoding protein phosphatase 2C-like domain-containing protein 1 isoform X1: MAGCAHRAGPGPPAVAARRGRAPESRMTLEEKSQDKTNPPDFELSRDEEDHLGKVTIAPENNNSKRISVFCSACQQTIYPYHVLHHKKTHKALTLLGFDSPQTKTDNKTLLAQRQKLISKLTKIPKYSETHRQKIDYSFEFLMDNHTPTSYCDLANVNNPSTLTKVNNSLIKALSICQDKNSTWQGDMEDRFIVLNNYGNRSDTCFLGLVDGSHGVTAAETVAAELPLLFLDQLAQADSSYKKSEDEQQILDSFDTVIKADYREKEKIFSDKPGNDKTNKTNTYEWIHKAYAKSFWRMDRLLRLGRNEVSKVRWSGCSVVTCLVERIRSEEADGIEEEERKHSENNTHSPLARTAKGVAGLLHIANIGNAHAVLCKNGKSHCLSKEHSTSNVSERKRILQNGGNISTNEPDGLVEGYLRTTRGLGHHGDPVLKRSVIPVPHTISVPIDDTCQFLILASNGLWEVLDYNEVLALTLTTFTHYVRMYECVQQNGTSLCKCQYLMPLTEDNLNDSKAAKDLQDGIEILYSNKDIFLTDSKGNLKQNKPKYSRRNYLQSEDGVPKETDEHKNQADPGLSLFSNNEVNSQNRDIKQADSSTQSGSEELKQFEDRKVYLCNNLQPHPQTAEQEETDTGNFCATGPSRTHKQLRENVLAIWSKDMKQPPKDTKACLSNYDSGPQLAEKTDSKIFCNKPASYAGQELLKTVSPVGSKPPPLFEEDTKTYPSNCESQTAGRGRVTSETLYNNAASYISEQLVKTALAAGSRDNITILIVLLNGCDKIPNYLNI; encoded by the exons AATGACATTGGAGGAAAAATCTCAGGACAAAACAAACCCACCTGATTTTGAACTTTCCAGAGATGAGGAAGATCACCTGGGGAAGGTTACAATTGCACCTGAGAACAACAATTCCAAGCGCATTTCAGTTTTTTGCTCTGCATGTCAACAAACAATATATCCATACCACGttcttcatcataaaaaaacccacaaagccctAACTTTGCTGGGCTTTGATAGCCCACAAACAAAGACTGACAACAAAACACTGTTGGCTCAGAGACAGAAACTAATTTCAAAATTGACCAAGATTCCTAAATATTCTGAGACACATAGGCAGAAGATTGATTATTCATTTGAATTCCTTATGGATAATCACACTCCTACATCATATTGTGATCTTGCTAATGTTAACAATCCTAGTACTCTTACGAAAGTAAATAATTCCTTAATAAAAGCATTATCAATTTGCCAAGATAAAAATTCCACATGGCAGGGAGACATGGAAGACAGATTTATAGTGCTCAACAACTATGGAAATAGGTCAGACACATGTTTTCTGGGGTTAGTTGATGGCTCTCATGGTGtgacagctgcagaaacagttgCAGCAGAGCTTCCACTTCTATTTCTTGACCAGCTTGCTCAAGCGGATTCCTCCTACAAAAAGAGTGAGGATGAACAGCAAATTCTAGATTCTTTTGACACAGTAATCAAGGCAGATtacagggaaaaggagaagatttTCTCTGATAAACCAGGCAACGACAAGACCAACAAGACCAATACTTACGAATGGATTCACAAAGCATATGCCAAGTCCTTTTGGAGAATGGATAGACTTTTACGACTGGGAAGGAATGAGGTTTCCAAAGTTCGCTGGAGTGGCTGTTCAGTGGTTACCTGTTTGGTGGAAAGAATCCGCAGTGAAGAGGCAGATGGCATTGAGGAAGAAGAACgaaaacattctgaaaacaaCACGCATAGTCCATTAGCCAGGACAGCCAAAGGTGTTGCTGGGTTACTGCACATTGCTAATATAG GTAATGCACATGCAGTCTtatgtaaaaatggaaaaagtcacTGCCTCTCAAAAGAGCACAGCACTTCTAATGTAAGCGAGAGAAAACGCATACTTCAGAATGGTGGAAACATCAGCACTAATGAACCAGATGGATTAGTAGAGGGGTACCTGAGAACTACAAGGGGTCTTGGACATCACGGAGATCCAGTACTGAAAAGATCTGTTATACCTGTACCTCATACTATATCTGTCCCCATTGATGACACTTGTCAGTTTCTTATTTTAGCTTCCAATGGACTTTGGGAGGTTTTGGATTACAATGAAGTACTTGCATTAACTCTAACAACATTCACTCATTATGTGAGAATGTACGAATGTGTTCAACAAAACGGGACTTCTCTGTGTAAGTGTCAGTATTTGATGCCCCTCACTGAAGACAACTTAAATGACTCAAAGGCTGCTAAAGATCTGCAAGATGGAATAGAGATACTGTATTccaataaagacatttttctcaCTGACTCAAAAGGCAACCTGAAACAAAATAAGCCAAAATATTCTAGGaggaattatttgcaaagtgAAGATGGAGTTCCTAAGGAAACTGATGAGCACAAAAATCAAGCTGATCCAGGACTGTCTCTTTTCAGTAACAATGAAGTAAATTCACAGAACAGAGATATAAAACAGGCTGATTCTAGCACACAAAGTGGCTCTGAAGAACTGAAACAGTTTGAGGACAGAAAAGTTTACCTATGTAACAACCTTCAGCCACACCCACAGACTGCAGAGCAAGAAGAAACAGACACTGGTAATTTCTGTGCAACAGGTCCAAGTCGCACCCATAAACAGCTGCGAGAGAATGTACTGGCAATATGGTCTAAAGACATGAAACAGCCCCCAAAAGATACAAAAGCATGCCTATCTAATTATGACTCAGGTCCACAACTGGCAGAAAAAACGGACTCCAAGATATTTTGTAACAAACCTGCAAGTTACGCTGGTCAAGAATTGCTAAAGACTGTATCACCAGTGGGTTCTAAACCACCACCACTGTTTGAAGAGGATACAAAAACATACCCGTCCAATTGCGAATCACAAACTGCAGGAAGAGGCAGAGTCACCTCTGAGACACTCTACAACAACGCAGCAAGCTACATTAGTGAACAACTGGTAAAGACTGCATTAGCTGCAGGTTCAAGAGATAACATTACTATTTTGATTGTACTTCTAAATGGATGCGATAAGATACCCAATTACctcaacatttaa
- the PP2D1 gene encoding protein phosphatase 2C-like domain-containing protein 1 isoform X2, which yields MTLEEKSQDKTNPPDFELSRDEEDHLGKVTIAPENNNSKRISVFCSACQQTIYPYHVLHHKKTHKALTLLGFDSPQTKTDNKTLLAQRQKLISKLTKIPKYSETHRQKIDYSFEFLMDNHTPTSYCDLANVNNPSTLTKVNNSLIKALSICQDKNSTWQGDMEDRFIVLNNYGNRSDTCFLGLVDGSHGVTAAETVAAELPLLFLDQLAQADSSYKKSEDEQQILDSFDTVIKADYREKEKIFSDKPGNDKTNKTNTYEWIHKAYAKSFWRMDRLLRLGRNEVSKVRWSGCSVVTCLVERIRSEEADGIEEEERKHSENNTHSPLARTAKGVAGLLHIANIGNAHAVLCKNGKSHCLSKEHSTSNVSERKRILQNGGNISTNEPDGLVEGYLRTTRGLGHHGDPVLKRSVIPVPHTISVPIDDTCQFLILASNGLWEVLDYNEVLALTLTTFTHYVRMYECVQQNGTSLCKCQYLMPLTEDNLNDSKAAKDLQDGIEILYSNKDIFLTDSKGNLKQNKPKYSRRNYLQSEDGVPKETDEHKNQADPGLSLFSNNEVNSQNRDIKQADSSTQSGSEELKQFEDRKVYLCNNLQPHPQTAEQEETDTGNFCATGPSRTHKQLRENVLAIWSKDMKQPPKDTKACLSNYDSGPQLAEKTDSKIFCNKPASYAGQELLKTVSPVGSKPPPLFEEDTKTYPSNCESQTAGRGRVTSETLYNNAASYISEQLVKTALAAGSRDNITILIVLLNGCDKIPNYLNI from the exons ATGACATTGGAGGAAAAATCTCAGGACAAAACAAACCCACCTGATTTTGAACTTTCCAGAGATGAGGAAGATCACCTGGGGAAGGTTACAATTGCACCTGAGAACAACAATTCCAAGCGCATTTCAGTTTTTTGCTCTGCATGTCAACAAACAATATATCCATACCACGttcttcatcataaaaaaacccacaaagccctAACTTTGCTGGGCTTTGATAGCCCACAAACAAAGACTGACAACAAAACACTGTTGGCTCAGAGACAGAAACTAATTTCAAAATTGACCAAGATTCCTAAATATTCTGAGACACATAGGCAGAAGATTGATTATTCATTTGAATTCCTTATGGATAATCACACTCCTACATCATATTGTGATCTTGCTAATGTTAACAATCCTAGTACTCTTACGAAAGTAAATAATTCCTTAATAAAAGCATTATCAATTTGCCAAGATAAAAATTCCACATGGCAGGGAGACATGGAAGACAGATTTATAGTGCTCAACAACTATGGAAATAGGTCAGACACATGTTTTCTGGGGTTAGTTGATGGCTCTCATGGTGtgacagctgcagaaacagttgCAGCAGAGCTTCCACTTCTATTTCTTGACCAGCTTGCTCAAGCGGATTCCTCCTACAAAAAGAGTGAGGATGAACAGCAAATTCTAGATTCTTTTGACACAGTAATCAAGGCAGATtacagggaaaaggagaagatttTCTCTGATAAACCAGGCAACGACAAGACCAACAAGACCAATACTTACGAATGGATTCACAAAGCATATGCCAAGTCCTTTTGGAGAATGGATAGACTTTTACGACTGGGAAGGAATGAGGTTTCCAAAGTTCGCTGGAGTGGCTGTTCAGTGGTTACCTGTTTGGTGGAAAGAATCCGCAGTGAAGAGGCAGATGGCATTGAGGAAGAAGAACgaaaacattctgaaaacaaCACGCATAGTCCATTAGCCAGGACAGCCAAAGGTGTTGCTGGGTTACTGCACATTGCTAATATAG GTAATGCACATGCAGTCTtatgtaaaaatggaaaaagtcacTGCCTCTCAAAAGAGCACAGCACTTCTAATGTAAGCGAGAGAAAACGCATACTTCAGAATGGTGGAAACATCAGCACTAATGAACCAGATGGATTAGTAGAGGGGTACCTGAGAACTACAAGGGGTCTTGGACATCACGGAGATCCAGTACTGAAAAGATCTGTTATACCTGTACCTCATACTATATCTGTCCCCATTGATGACACTTGTCAGTTTCTTATTTTAGCTTCCAATGGACTTTGGGAGGTTTTGGATTACAATGAAGTACTTGCATTAACTCTAACAACATTCACTCATTATGTGAGAATGTACGAATGTGTTCAACAAAACGGGACTTCTCTGTGTAAGTGTCAGTATTTGATGCCCCTCACTGAAGACAACTTAAATGACTCAAAGGCTGCTAAAGATCTGCAAGATGGAATAGAGATACTGTATTccaataaagacatttttctcaCTGACTCAAAAGGCAACCTGAAACAAAATAAGCCAAAATATTCTAGGaggaattatttgcaaagtgAAGATGGAGTTCCTAAGGAAACTGATGAGCACAAAAATCAAGCTGATCCAGGACTGTCTCTTTTCAGTAACAATGAAGTAAATTCACAGAACAGAGATATAAAACAGGCTGATTCTAGCACACAAAGTGGCTCTGAAGAACTGAAACAGTTTGAGGACAGAAAAGTTTACCTATGTAACAACCTTCAGCCACACCCACAGACTGCAGAGCAAGAAGAAACAGACACTGGTAATTTCTGTGCAACAGGTCCAAGTCGCACCCATAAACAGCTGCGAGAGAATGTACTGGCAATATGGTCTAAAGACATGAAACAGCCCCCAAAAGATACAAAAGCATGCCTATCTAATTATGACTCAGGTCCACAACTGGCAGAAAAAACGGACTCCAAGATATTTTGTAACAAACCTGCAAGTTACGCTGGTCAAGAATTGCTAAAGACTGTATCACCAGTGGGTTCTAAACCACCACCACTGTTTGAAGAGGATACAAAAACATACCCGTCCAATTGCGAATCACAAACTGCAGGAAGAGGCAGAGTCACCTCTGAGACACTCTACAACAACGCAGCAAGCTACATTAGTGAACAACTGGTAAAGACTGCATTAGCTGCAGGTTCAAGAGATAACATTACTATTTTGATTGTACTTCTAAATGGATGCGATAAGATACCCAATTACctcaacatttaa